A window of the Diabrotica undecimpunctata isolate CICGRU chromosome 1, icDiaUnde3, whole genome shotgun sequence genome harbors these coding sequences:
- the LOC140446984 gene encoding 2-oxoisovalerate dehydrogenase subunit alpha, mitochondrial-like gives MTLNYSASILLRTFTRKSNLTRSLVKKYSSAPLFPGARTTWTEKLEFTGPHSYGPIPVYRVLDRQGNLINTKDDPNLSEDIMVKMYKDMTLLGVMDKILYDAQRQGRISFYMTNYGEEASHIGSAAALTNEDVVYGQYREAGVLLWRGFTLQQFVDQCYGNKDNLEKGKSMPVHYGSRDINFLTISSPLATQLPQAVGSAYVLKGKNRIVICYFGEGTASEGDTHAALNFAATLNCPVILFCRNNGYAISTPVEEQYQGDGIAARGPGYGINTLRVDGNDVFAVYNATKMAKEYALRENKPVLIEAMSYRVGDHSTSDDSSAYRSSEEINHWKSNDYPTHKLRYYLTKRNIWNDTKEKLWMEEAKGDVMKAFTAGEKKLKLNWAAMFDDVYKFMPQHLQKQKIAQIEHVKNYKEHYPLDQFEEKLKD, from the exons ATGACTTTGAATTATTCTGCCAGTATATTGCTGCGCACCTTTACCAGAAAATCGAACCTGACGAGAAGCTTAGTCAAG AAATATTCTTCGGCTCCACTGTTTCCAGGAGCCAGAACAACATGGACAGAAAAATTGGAGTTTACCGGACCTCACAGCTATGGGCCAATTCCGGTTTACAGAGTATTAGATCGACAAGGAAACCTTATAAACACAAAAGATGATCCGAATTTGTCAGAAGACATAATGGTCAAGATGTACAAAGACATGACACTTCTCGGTGTAATGGATAAAATCTTGTACGATGCTCAAAGACAAG gtAGAATATCTTTCTATATGACAAATTACGGTGAAGAAGCTTCTCACATAGGTAGTGCTGCTGCGTTAACTAACGAAGATGTTGTCTACGGTCAATATCGAGAAGCTGGGGTATTATTATGGAGAGGTTTTACGTTGCAACAATTTGTTGATCAATGTTATGGTAATAAGGATAACTTGGAGAAGGGAAAGTCTATGCCAGTCCATTATGGTAGTAGGGACATTAATTTTCTTACAATATCGAGTCCTTTGGCGACGCAATTGCCACAGGCAGTGG GATCTGCCTATGTCTTAAAAGGCAAAAACCGCATCGTGATTTGCTATTTTGGAGAAGGCACAGCCTCTGAGGGTGATACCCACGCAGCTTTGAACTTTGCAGCAACCCTAAACTGCCCAGTTATACTGTTCTGTAGAAATAACGGCTACGCCATCTCTACCCCTGTTGAGGAACAGTACCAAGGAGACGGAATTGCTGCTAGAGGTCCTGGTTATGGTATTAATACTTTAAGAGTAGACGGTAATGATGTCTTTGCTGTCTACAATGCTACTAAAATGGCCAAGGAATATGCTTTAAGAGAAAACAAACCTGTTTTAATAGAAGCTATGAGCTACAG GGTTGGTGATCATTCCACTTCAGATGACAGTTCTGCCTACAGATCATCAGAAGAAATCAATCACTGGAAAAGCAACGATTATCCCACTCACAAATTGAGGTATTATTTGACAAAAAGAAATATTTGGAATGATACTAAAGAAAAATTATGGATGGAAGAAGCTAAAGGTGACGTGATGAAAGCTTTTACAGCAGGAGAAAAGAAACTTAAGTTGAATTGGGCTGCAATGTTTGATGATGTATATAAATTTATGCCCCAGCATTTGCA GAAACAGAAAATTGCTCAGATTGAACACGTAAAGAATTACAAAGAACATTATCCCTTGGACCAATTTGAGGAGAAACTAAAAGACTGA